The Nostoc sp. 'Peltigera membranacea cyanobiont' N6 genome contains the following window.
TGCCAACATGAGATTCCATCATGATTACACTATAAACTTTAGTCTGACGGGGATAGATAAAAATATTGAAATTTCCGAAGGAGAAGAAATTACTATTTGGCGACATCATAAATATGAAATTCCCCAACTTTTGCAAGAACTAGAACGTTCTGGATTAGAACTTATTCAATATAGTACCGACAAATACAAATCACATATTATGGTAATTTGTAAGGTTGCCAGTAACTAACATTTTCAACTACATAATACCAGATTTATTAAATAAGTCGGGTATCTAAGTTTTCACGAATGATTTAGAACTGCTATAGGACTCCTATTTGATTTTTGAACAAAATTAGGTATGTAGGGTGTGTTATAACGAAGTTCGTAACGCACCATTATCAAGGGTTTGGTGTCTTAACGACAGCGTAACGCACCTAAAATTGGGAGTGGTGCGTTAGCCTTTGGCATAACGCACCCTACGTATATTTCAAAAATCAAATATGAGTCCTATAGATACGATTATGGTAGATAGTGCCAAATATTTCTGATGATGCTAAAAACTCAGTTTGACTTGGTTGGTGTATCAATTAAATATACATCAAACGCGGTCTAGGTTGAGGAATTGAACGCCCTAAATCCTTGGCTGTTTCTATCCATTGCTGCATAACTAATTCTACATTGTGCAAGGCTTCTTGATAAGTATCACCATCAGCAGCACAACCTGACAATTCTGGTACTTCTGCAATAAAGGCTTGATCTAGTTCACTCCAGTAGAGAATAATTTCATAGCGAAACATTATTTTTACTTCCTAGCTTATATTTGATAATTACTGCACGAATTTGTTTAATCTGATAGCTTTTGGCTTTCCCTTTCTTTTGTTGTAAGTTCAATATTTCCTCAACATCGGCTTTGACAAAAATGCGATGATCGCCACGAATCCGTTCATCAAAGCCTAGTGTATATAAGAGTTGCCACAGTTGGGCAAAAGGGATATCTGTATCAGAAGTCCCAGAGAGAATTTTTTCTAAGAGTTTGTCTTGCTGACTCACGTTTTTTTGACTGCTTTAATGTTTCTATAGTCTCATATTTATTTAAAATCAGGGCATATAAGAGCAAATTTATCTTTTTACCACGGCTTCACTGATTTACTTGATTAAAGAAAATCCTGATTATTTGGATGTTAGAGATGCTTGATTTTAAACGATATTTTGCACAGGCTTTAGTGTTGTTCCCTCAGTTTTGACTATCATACAGATGCATCATTTTGCTTGACATTGATAGCTTGGTTATTTCTCTATAATGCGGAAATGCGATCGCCTAGCAGACGCACCAGAAGGTATAGCCTGGTAAACACGGTGTATTAAACCCAACCTGTAAGCACTATACTCAAACTTACAAGTAATATAGGTAACTACAGAGGTCAAATTATTGAGATTGCTCATATCATAATGCTGAGGTATAAATCCGTCTCAGTTAGTATTAAATATTGAGTAATAAATATTACGCGAATATGAAGAACCAAATTCTCGGTGCAGCCGCATTTTTAACCACCATTAGTTTGACAACAAGCGTACAAGCGGCAAATTCTGAACATGTTAGACAATTATTGGCAACCAAACAATGTCAAAACTGTGATTTGACTAATGCAGGTTTAGTGATGGCTGACTTATCTGGAGCCAATTTGAGCGGTGCTAATCTCACAGGTGCTAACCTCAGTCGTGCAAACTTGAGCGGTGCAGATTTGCGAGGTGCAAACTTGAGTGGCGCTAGTTTATTTGGTGTTAATCTCAGCGAAGCTAAATTTAGTGGGGCAAATTTGGCGGGTACTGATTTGAGAAATACCTATCTAGCAAATGCAGAAATGAAAGGTGCTTACCTAAATGGTGCTAACTTCCAAGGTGCAGTTGGCATCCCATCACAAATTGCTTCACCAGATGAATTTTATGCTTTAGGCATAGCAGAAGGGCAAAAAGGCAACCAACAGCAAGCAATCGGTTATTTTAATCAAGCGATCGCTATTAAACCAGAATTTGCAGGTGCTTATTTAGCTCGTGGTATCGCCCGTTACCAAATACTAGATAGACAAGGTGCATTCCAAGATGCCCAAGTTGCTGAAAAGTTATTTACATCCCAAAATAATACCCCTGGTACACAAACAGCCCAGGCTTTTATTAAAGAACTGAAAACACCCGTAAACGATCGAGTAAGCACTGGTAGTCCCAGTTTCGTTGACTTTTTGGGAAGTCTTGGCTCAGTTTTACTCCAGTTCTTCCCTTTTTAAGTGTTTCCTTTTTGAGAGGATAAAACAAATGACAAATGACAAATGACTTTATCTAATGAATTATGGGTAGTAAATCAAGACTTAGCTCAAGCTTGCTTAGAGCATCCTTTCGTTCGGGGCATTGGCGATGGTACTCTTGAGCAGGTGAAATTTGCTTACTACGTAGGGCAAGATGCTTTTTTCTTAGAAGCTTTTGCCCGTGCGTACAGTATCGCCGCAGCTAAAGCACCAGACTGGTTAGGTTTCACTACATTTCATAACTTAGCTAGTGGAGTTTTAGAAGAACTGCGGCTGCATAGTGGCTATGCTTCTCAATGGGGAGTCAATTTGCATTCTGTGGAACCTGGAACCGCCACGCGCCGCTATACTGACTTTTTGTTAGCAACTGCTTGGAGTGGAGATGTGGGTTTAACTGCGGCGGCTATGTCTCCCTGTATGCGTTTGTATGCCTTTTTGGGAGAACAATTAGCTCATAATGGTATTCCTAATCATCAATATGCAGACTGGATTCGTACTTACAGTAGCGCAGAATTTCAACCACTAACACAACAATTAGAAAGTTTGGTTGACAATTATGCCACTACCAATTCTGTTGTGCATTCAACCTATCGTTATGCTATGTTTTGCGAACGCGACTTTTTTCAGGCTGCGTGGGAGTAGTAAAAACTGCTGTTATCATCTGCTCAAAAATAGTCTAGACAAATTCTTGAATATATACACCTAGTCTCCTCACCCACAATCATCATTTCTATTGAAAAGGTTTTGAGTATTTTTAGGACTTACACAAAACGGTTTCCCGCAGGGTATTACCCCTACCAGAAAATCAAGGTTTGGGTTATTTTTTGCTTAAGAGGATGTTTGAAAAGTATTTCACCGTGATTTTAGACACTTAGCGATCCCCTAATCCCCCTTAAAAAGGGGTGAACCGGAATCAAAGTCCAGTTTTTAAGGGTAGCCACTGCGGTTTTGGGGTGTCCCCAAGTGAAGCAAGTGGCGTGGATTTAGGGGGATCTAGAATGTTTTGATACCTACAATAGGACTTTTCAAACATCCTCTAAGTCCTGTCTAAATTAAGCAATGGTTAATCAGACATACATAGCTGATGTCTTAGTTGTCGGTGGTGGAACCGGAGGCACTGCGGCTGCTATCCAAGCAGCGCGACGGGGAGCCAAAACTATTCTGGTAAGTGAATTTTCTTGGTTGGGGGGAATGCTAACTTCAGCTGGAGTATCTGCACCCGATGGTAACGAATTAGAAGCTTTTCAAACGGGGTTATGGGGTGCGTTTTTGCAGGAATTGCGACAA
Protein-coding sequences here:
- a CDS encoding type II toxin-antitoxin system HicB family antitoxin, giving the protein MFRYEIILYWSELDQAFIAEVPELSGCAADGDTYQEALHNVELVMQQWIETAKDLGRSIPQPRPRLMYI
- a CDS encoding pentapeptide repeat-containing protein; amino-acid sequence: MKNQILGAAAFLTTISLTTSVQAANSEHVRQLLATKQCQNCDLTNAGLVMADLSGANLSGANLTGANLSRANLSGADLRGANLSGASLFGVNLSEAKFSGANLAGTDLRNTYLANAEMKGAYLNGANFQGAVGIPSQIASPDEFYALGIAEGQKGNQQQAIGYFNQAIAIKPEFAGAYLARGIARYQILDRQGAFQDAQVAEKLFTSQNNTPGTQTAQAFIKELKTPVNDRVSTGSPSFVDFLGSLGSVLLQFFPF
- a CDS encoding toxin HicA; protein product: MSQQDKLLEKILSGTSDTDIPFAQLWQLLYTLGFDERIRGDHRIFVKADVEEILNLQQKKGKAKSYQIKQIRAVIIKYKLGSKNNVSL
- a CDS encoding TenA family protein; the protein is MTLSNELWVVNQDLAQACLEHPFVRGIGDGTLEQVKFAYYVGQDAFFLEAFARAYSIAAAKAPDWLGFTTFHNLASGVLEELRLHSGYASQWGVNLHSVEPGTATRRYTDFLLATAWSGDVGLTAAAMSPCMRLYAFLGEQLAHNGIPNHQYADWIRTYSSAEFQPLTQQLESLVDNYATTNSVVHSTYRYAMFCERDFFQAAWE